A stretch of Leucobacter aridicollis DNA encodes these proteins:
- a CDS encoding TetR/AcrR family transcriptional regulator, whose product MPAAEDSTGPEEGVRQRRNRELRQRVHLAALELGERYGMAAVTVAQISAAADISRRSFFRYFGCKEEAVLDGHSRYLAAVGTVPFVAANRAEALEAIDRLGDVVLACEGTPDLAEHRRVSRLIEADPAIRAYAVSQDRVITDKLRSRLAEQLPEEDPTALELIAHIGVTIWRNGWIRWSSQADDAAAETPAESHAAVRALFRDLAEVACALPDPEGGRRGQAPG is encoded by the coding sequence GTGCCAGCAGCCGAGGACAGCACCGGGCCCGAGGAAGGGGTGCGGCAGCGCCGCAATCGGGAGCTCCGGCAGCGCGTGCACCTCGCCGCACTCGAGCTTGGCGAACGGTACGGAATGGCGGCGGTCACGGTCGCGCAGATCAGCGCCGCAGCCGATATCTCGCGCCGCTCCTTCTTTCGCTATTTTGGCTGCAAGGAGGAGGCCGTGCTCGACGGCCACAGTCGCTACCTGGCAGCGGTCGGCACGGTCCCGTTCGTCGCAGCGAACCGGGCCGAGGCGCTCGAGGCGATCGACAGGCTCGGGGACGTCGTCCTCGCCTGCGAGGGGACCCCAGACCTCGCCGAGCATCGCCGCGTCTCCCGCCTCATCGAAGCCGATCCGGCGATCCGCGCGTATGCGGTGTCGCAGGACAGGGTGATCACCGACAAGCTGCGCAGTCGGCTCGCCGAGCAGCTGCCGGAGGAGGATCCAACCGCGCTCGAACTCATCGCGCACATCGGGGTGACGATCTGGCGAAACGGCTGGATTCGCTGGAGCAGCCAGGCCGACGACGCCGCCGCGGAGACGCCCGCGGAGAGCCACGCCGCCGTCCGCGCGCTGTTTCGAGACCTCGCCGAGGTCGCGTGCGCGCTGCCCGATCCGGAGGGCGGCCGGCGGGGCCAGGCTCCCGGCTAA
- a CDS encoding DHA2 family efflux MFS transporter permease subunit: MRTVTAVIAMLAASAFVMILNETVLSVALPPLMTEFGVGATTIQWLTTGFLLTMAVVIPTTGYLLSRYTIRTLFIVALTLFLLGTALAAVSPSFGVMLAARVIQAGGTAIVMPLLMTTTLTLVPPQHRGTVMGLNSIVISVGPAIGPTLSGVVIEALGWRWVFGLMVPIALIALAVGAFLMPKLGGGGRAPLDVISVLLALLGFGGVVTAVSSASDLANGSLVPPVAFAVGAVALVIFTARQKRLQRADKGPLLDLRPFSERNFTLSVTVLTVSFGVMLGTVVVLPIYAQSGLGMSVLATGLIMLPGGIAQGVLAPVVGRLYDMVGPKPLAVPGVVIIAIAQWWLSTIGPDTTTGQLIAMHVTFSVGMALVQTPMMTHAMSSLPLPLYGHGSAILNTLQQLAGAAGTAALIGALALGASLSELTGPAAQIAGAKLAFAVGGSLMLIAVVCAPLVARRARSAGETTTV, from the coding sequence ATGCGCACAGTGACCGCCGTTATCGCGATGCTCGCGGCCTCGGCCTTCGTCATGATCCTCAACGAGACAGTCCTGAGCGTCGCCCTCCCGCCACTCATGACCGAGTTCGGGGTGGGCGCCACCACGATCCAGTGGCTCACCACCGGGTTCCTCCTCACGATGGCCGTCGTGATCCCGACGACCGGCTACCTGCTGAGCCGATACACGATCCGCACGCTGTTCATCGTCGCGCTCACGCTGTTCCTACTCGGAACCGCGCTCGCGGCCGTCTCCCCCAGCTTCGGCGTGATGCTTGCGGCGCGCGTCATCCAGGCCGGCGGCACCGCGATCGTCATGCCCCTGCTCATGACCACGACGCTCACGCTCGTGCCGCCGCAGCATCGCGGCACGGTCATGGGCCTGAACTCGATCGTCATCTCGGTGGGCCCCGCAATCGGGCCGACGCTCTCCGGCGTCGTCATCGAGGCGCTCGGCTGGCGCTGGGTGTTCGGGCTGATGGTGCCGATCGCGCTCATCGCGCTCGCCGTCGGCGCGTTCCTCATGCCGAAGCTCGGTGGCGGCGGCCGCGCGCCGCTCGACGTCATCTCGGTGCTGCTTGCGCTCCTCGGCTTCGGCGGCGTGGTGACGGCAGTCTCCTCCGCATCGGACCTCGCGAACGGCTCGCTCGTGCCGCCGGTCGCGTTCGCTGTCGGCGCCGTCGCGCTGGTGATATTCACGGCCCGTCAGAAGCGCTTGCAGCGCGCCGACAAGGGCCCGCTCCTCGACCTCCGGCCGTTCAGCGAGCGCAACTTCACGCTGTCGGTGACCGTGCTGACGGTCTCGTTCGGCGTCATGCTCGGCACCGTCGTCGTTCTCCCGATCTACGCGCAGTCCGGGCTCGGCATGTCAGTCCTCGCGACGGGGCTCATCATGCTCCCCGGCGGGATCGCGCAGGGCGTGCTCGCCCCGGTCGTCGGCCGGCTCTACGACATGGTCGGCCCGAAGCCCCTCGCGGTCCCCGGCGTCGTGATCATCGCCATCGCACAGTGGTGGCTGAGCACGATCGGCCCGGACACGACGACGGGCCAGCTCATCGCCATGCACGTGACGTTCTCCGTCGGCATGGCGCTGGTCCAGACGCCGATGATGACGCACGCAATGAGCTCGCTCCCGCTCCCCCTCTACGGGCACGGCAGCGCGATCCTGAACACCCTCCAGCAGCTCGCCGGCGCCGCGGGGACCGCCGCGCTCATCGGTGCGCTCGCGCTCGGCGCCTCGCTGTCCGAACTCACCGGGCCGGCCGCGCAGATCGCGGGCGCCAAGCTCGCCTTCGCGGTCGGCGGCTCGCTGATGCTCATCGCGGTCGTCTGCGCCCCGCTGGTGGCGCGCCGCGCGCGGTCCGCTGGCGAGACGACGACCGTCTAG
- a CDS encoding type II toxin-antitoxin system PemK/MazF family toxin, translated as MANENIWYQIGVALRRILGLDKQGSKPQATLKPAPKPPTSTSRPTSTPGARPGKPSTPRSGGDYAESPGQFGAGATRDVAAGELTGAKLEYAPSMDGDPDPGEVVWTWVPYVENDGRGKDRPVLIIGRIDATTVFGCYVSSKYHRDFISIGAGAWDSQGRESFVSPERILRVTHDGMRREGATIPKDRFTAAVRGVLEYHGLR; from the coding sequence ATGGCGAACGAGAACATCTGGTACCAGATCGGGGTCGCGCTCCGGCGCATCCTCGGACTCGACAAGCAGGGTTCGAAACCGCAGGCCACGCTGAAGCCGGCCCCCAAGCCGCCGACGTCGACATCGAGGCCGACGTCGACGCCCGGCGCACGGCCGGGGAAGCCCTCGACACCCCGCTCGGGCGGTGACTACGCCGAAAGTCCCGGCCAGTTCGGCGCTGGCGCGACGCGCGACGTCGCCGCCGGAGAGCTCACCGGGGCGAAGCTCGAGTACGCGCCGAGCATGGACGGCGATCCGGATCCCGGCGAGGTCGTGTGGACCTGGGTGCCGTATGTCGAGAACGACGGGCGTGGGAAGGATCGGCCGGTGCTGATCATCGGGCGGATCGACGCCACGACGGTCTTCGGCTGTTACGTCAGCTCGAAGTACCACCGGGACTTCATCTCGATCGGCGCGGGCGCGTGGGACTCGCAGGGGCGCGAGAGCTTCGTGTCACCGGAGCGGATCCTGCGCGTCACGCACGACGGCATGCGCCGCGAGGGCGCCACGATCCCGAAGGATCGCTTCACTGCCGCCGTGCGCGGCGTGCTCGAATACCACGGCCTGCGCTAG
- the zapE gene encoding cell division protein ZapE — protein sequence MSATHPHSFASLVDRNPRISGTELVATLTPPPQFATASFDSYVPDENYASQAEARDLLRAFVSPRGGGAAAKGGFFGFGRKKAEPAPAAAAKPGVYLDGGFGVGKTHLLAASWHAQQGRKYFGTFIEYTALVGALGYAGAVSVLQGAQLICIDEFELDDPGDTMLMTRLIGDLTKTGSKFIATSNTPPNALGEGRFAAADFMREIQAMSDRFTTIRIDGVDYRQRDLESAAVALTDEAYQFALADVAASGVRMTDDSFDELIAHLATVHPSSYIGLLEGVQTIGLRGVHELTDQSAALRFVAFIDRVYDAQIPIRATGIPLTEIFGGGMIDGGYRKKYQRCQSRLNALTSHELD from the coding sequence ATGTCTGCTACGCACCCACACAGTTTCGCCAGTCTTGTCGACCGCAACCCGCGGATTTCCGGGACGGAACTCGTCGCCACACTGACGCCTCCGCCGCAGTTCGCGACGGCGAGCTTCGACTCGTACGTCCCGGACGAGAACTATGCGTCGCAGGCTGAGGCCCGCGACCTGCTGCGGGCGTTTGTGTCGCCCCGCGGCGGCGGAGCCGCGGCGAAGGGCGGCTTCTTCGGCTTCGGGCGGAAGAAGGCTGAGCCCGCTCCGGCAGCCGCGGCGAAGCCAGGCGTGTACCTCGACGGCGGCTTCGGCGTCGGAAAGACGCACCTGTTGGCGGCGAGCTGGCACGCGCAGCAGGGCCGCAAGTACTTCGGCACGTTCATCGAGTACACCGCGCTCGTCGGCGCGCTCGGCTACGCGGGCGCAGTGAGCGTGTTGCAGGGCGCACAGCTCATCTGCATCGACGAGTTCGAGCTCGACGACCCGGGCGACACGATGCTCATGACGCGACTCATCGGTGACCTCACGAAGACAGGGTCGAAGTTCATCGCGACCTCGAACACGCCGCCGAACGCCCTCGGTGAGGGCCGGTTCGCCGCCGCCGACTTCATGCGCGAGATCCAGGCGATGTCCGATCGTTTCACCACGATCCGGATCGACGGCGTCGACTACCGACAGCGCGACCTTGAGAGCGCGGCCGTCGCACTCACCGACGAGGCCTACCAGTTTGCGCTCGCGGACGTCGCCGCGTCGGGCGTGCGCATGACTGACGACAGTTTCGACGAGCTCATCGCGCACCTCGCGACAGTCCACCCGTCGAGCTACATCGGGCTCCTCGAGGGCGTGCAGACCATCGGCCTGCGCGGCGTGCACGAGCTCACCGACCAGTCGGCGGCACTCCGGTTTGTCGCGTTCATCGACCGCGTCTACGACGCGCAGATTCCGATCCGTGCCACGGGCATCCCGCTCACCGAGATCTTCGGCGGCGGCATGATCGACGGTGGCTACCGCAAGAAGTACCAGCGCTGCCAGTCGCGCCTCAACGCCCTCACCTCGCACGAGCTCGACTAG
- a CDS encoding alpha/beta hydrolase family protein, whose translation MKASRAIALAGTIAVGVSAGVVGTAAALAGHLGRLAVTVDRGLERPITVRRVLAGDEPRVWITGEGASARGQHSLLFDAPGATPGEGRGAAPTGHARLGPVLARNGVDVLRAVVSVDSGTLAPGCRGRMVGWWYTDPAELGYRVEPIHYDTELGPMAAWIVHPRRARKQRWAVHVHGRGASPAETFRAIEPFARAGVTSLIVSYRNDLGQPGGVNGRYGMGISESRDVDAAIAEARARGAERVTLMGWSMGGTASLVTVARGTHRAVIDGVVLESPGADWAGILRDKASEAGLPGWIATAGMALLERGAVASGEPGGIDFAALAPGRLAASLDVPTLILASPDDRFVRWQGAHAIADARPDLVELVSIPGAGHVRLWNADPELWESTVLRFVAGLPKPGWRGQ comes from the coding sequence ATGAAGGCGTCGCGGGCAATCGCCCTCGCAGGAACGATCGCAGTGGGAGTCAGCGCCGGCGTCGTCGGCACAGCCGCCGCCCTGGCCGGGCATCTCGGCCGCCTCGCGGTGACCGTCGACCGCGGGCTGGAACGCCCGATCACGGTGCGCCGCGTGCTCGCGGGCGACGAGCCCCGTGTCTGGATCACGGGCGAGGGCGCGAGCGCCCGGGGCCAGCACTCGCTGCTGTTCGATGCGCCGGGGGCCACCCCAGGCGAGGGGCGCGGCGCCGCGCCGACGGGCCATGCGCGCCTCGGCCCGGTGCTCGCGCGCAACGGCGTCGACGTGTTGCGGGCCGTCGTGAGCGTGGATAGCGGCACGCTCGCGCCAGGCTGCCGCGGCCGGATGGTCGGCTGGTGGTACACCGACCCGGCGGAGCTCGGCTACCGCGTCGAGCCCATCCACTACGACACGGAGCTCGGGCCGATGGCCGCGTGGATCGTCCACCCGCGCCGCGCGCGGAAGCAGCGGTGGGCCGTCCACGTGCACGGACGCGGCGCGTCACCGGCCGAGACATTCCGAGCGATCGAGCCGTTTGCGCGGGCAGGCGTCACGAGCCTGATCGTAAGCTATCGCAACGACCTCGGCCAGCCGGGCGGCGTGAACGGGCGCTACGGGATGGGGATCAGCGAGAGCCGCGACGTCGACGCCGCCATCGCCGAGGCGCGTGCGCGCGGCGCCGAGCGGGTGACGCTCATGGGATGGTCGATGGGCGGGACCGCGTCGCTCGTCACTGTCGCGCGCGGCACGCACCGAGCCGTGATCGACGGCGTCGTGCTCGAATCCCCGGGCGCCGATTGGGCCGGGATCCTTCGCGACAAGGCGAGCGAAGCCGGACTGCCGGGCTGGATCGCGACCGCCGGTATGGCGCTGCTCGAGCGGGGCGCAGTGGCGTCGGGGGAGCCGGGCGGCATCGACTTCGCGGCGCTCGCCCCCGGAAGGCTCGCCGCGTCGCTCGACGTCCCGACGCTCATTCTCGCGAGTCCCGACGACCGGTTCGTGCGGTGGCAGGGAGCGCACGCGATCGCAGACGCCAGGCCCGACCTCGTCGAGCTCGTGAGCATCCCCGGGGCCGGCCACGTGCGGCTCTGGAACGCCGATCCCGAGCTCTGGGAGAGCACCGTGCTGCGCTTCGTTGCAGGCCTCCCCAAACCGGGGTGGCGAGGGCAGTAG